Proteins found in one Coffea eugenioides isolate CCC68of chromosome 5, Ceug_1.0, whole genome shotgun sequence genomic segment:
- the LOC113771660 gene encoding uncharacterized protein LOC113771660, producing MALPRRSKRNLKICCGASAIGLIILVVVSVTLVFTVFKPKDPLIKPLPAKLENVQFQLFPTLSLNATMGINATIYNRNYGGFQFKNSTTFVDYRGMNIAAIPLEEGSVPARGKLNISTIANITAEKLVTSPYFWQDFGSGRLNFTSTANLHGKAVVLNVFKFDAKVFSTCDISVQVLSQEVDVDCTAKLKL from the coding sequence ATGGCTCTACCAAGAAGATCAAAGAGAAACCTCAAAATTTGCTGTGGTGCTTCAGCAATAGGCCTCATCATTCTTGTAGTTGTTTCTGTCACACTAGTTTTTACTGTTTTCAAGCCTAAAGATCCCTTGATCAAACCCTTACCAGCAAAGCTAGAAAATGTTCAATTTCAATTGTTTCCAACCCTAAGCCTAAATGCAACAATGGGAATAAACGCCACCATTTACAATCGAAATTATGGAGGATTTCAGTTCAAGAACTCCACAACTTTTGTTGATTACCGTGGGATGAATATCGCTGCAATCCCGCTTGAAGAAGGAAGTGTTCCAGCAAGGGGAAAGCTTAATATTAGCACCATTGCTAATATTACTGCAGAAAAGCTGGTTACAAGTCCATATTTTTGGCAAGATTTTGGTTCTGGGCGTTTGAACTTTACATCAACTGCAAATTTGCATGGTAAAGCGGTTGTGCTGAACGTTTTCAAGTTTGATGCAAAGGTCTTTAGCACTTGTGACATTTCTGTTCAAGTTCTCAGTCAAGAAGTTGATGTCGATTGCACTGCCAAACTCAAGCTATAA
- the LOC113772165 gene encoding isocitrate lyase, with the protein MASSFSVPSMIMEEEGRFESEVAEVQAWWNSERFKLTKRPYSARDVVALRGNLRQNYGSNEMAKKLWRTLKTHQANGTASRTFGALDPVQVTMMAKHLDSIYVSGWQCSSTHTTSNEPGPDLADYPYDTVPNKVEHLFFAQQYHDRKQREARMGMSREERARTPYIDYLKPIIADGDTGFGGATATVKLCKLFVERGAAGVHIEDQSSVTKKCGHMAGKVLVAVSEHVNRLVAARLQFDIMGTETVLVARTDAEAATLIQTNVDTRDHQFILGVTNPQLKGKSLATILGEAMAAGKTGPELQAIEDNWLSMARLKTFSDCVVDGIKRMNISEAEKQRRLDEWMYHSSFEKCLSNEEGRLIAERMGLNIFWDWDLPRTREGFYRFKGSVTAAIVRGWAFASYADLIWMETAGPDLVECTKFAEGVRSRCPEIMLAYNLSPSFNWDASGMTDEQMRDFIPRIAKLGYCWQFITVAGFHADALIVDTFAKDFARRGMLAYVEKIQREERNHEVDTLAHQKWSGANYYDRVLRTVQGGITSTAAMGKGVTEEQFKDTWTRPGATDIGDAASVVIAKSRL; encoded by the exons ATGGCTTCATCTTTCTCGGTTCCATCAATG ATTATGGAAGAAGAGGGGCGATTTGAATCAGAAGTGGCAGAGGTGCAAGCCTGGTGGAACTCTGAGAGATTCAAGCTCACGAAAAGACCATATTCTGCAAGGGATGTCGTCGCGCTGCGCGGCAACCTTAGGCAAAACTATGGATCAAATGAGATGGCCAAGAAGCTCTGGAGGACTCTCAAAACTCACCAGGCCAATGGCACAGCATCAAGAACCTTTGGTGCTCTTGATCCTGTTCAAGTCACCATGATGGCCAAGCATCTGGACTCCATCTATGTCTCTGGCTGGCAATGCTCATCCACCCACACTACCTCAAATGAACCAGGACCTGACCTTGCTGATTATCCCTATGATACCGTTCCTAACAAGGTTGAGCACCTTTTTTTCGCTCAACAATACCATGACAGGAAACAAAGGGAGGCCAGAATGGGCATGAGCCGTGAAGAGAGGGCTAGAACTCCATATATTGATTACTTGAAGCCCATCATTGCTGATGGCGATACTGGATTTGGTGGTGCAACTGCAACTGTCAAGCTTTGCAAGCTTTTTGTGGAACGTGGAGCTGCTGGAGTCCATATTGAGGATCAGTCCTCCGTTACCAAAAAATGCGGTCACATGGCTGGCAAAGTTCTTGTTGCAGTGAGTGAACACGTTAATAGGCTGGTTGCTGCCAGGCTACAATTTGATATCATGGGTACAGAGACAGTTTTAGTTGCTCGTACCGATGCGGAAGCCGCAACATTAATCCAAACCAATGTTGATACTAGAGATCATCAGTTCATTTTGGGTGTTACTAATCCACAACTCAAGGGGAAGAGTTTAGCCACTATCCTAGGTGAAGCAATGGCTGCTGGTAAAACAGGACCAGAGCTTCAAGCTATTGAGGATAACTGGCTATCAATGGCACGATTGAAAACATTTTCTGATTGTGTAGTTGATGGAATCAAGAGGATGAATATCAGTGAAGCTGAGAAGCAGAGGAGGTTGGACGAGTGGATGTATCATTCAAGTTTCGAGAAATGCTTGTCAAACGAGGAAGGAAGACTGATTGCTGAAAGAATGGGACTTAATATTTTCTGGGATTGGGACCTGCCTAGAACCAGAGAGGGTTTCTACAGGTTTAAGGGATCTGTGACGGCTGCTATTGTTCGTGGCTGGGCTTTTGCTTCATACGCTGATCTAATTTGGATGGAGACTGCTGGCCCTGACTTGGTTGAATGCACAAAATTTGCTGAAGGAGTGAGGTCCAGGTGCCCTGAGATCATGTTGGCTTACAATCTCTCACCTTCTTTCAACTGGGATGCATCAGGAATGACTGATGAGCAGATGAGAGATTTCATTCCCAGAATTGCCAAATTGGGCTATTGTTGGCAGTTCATTACCGTGGCCGGTTTCCATGCTGATGCTCTTATTGTTGACACATTTGCTAAGGATTTTGCAAGAAGAGGAATGCTTGCATATGTGGAGAAAATTCAAAGAGAGGAAAGGAACCATGAGGTTGATACACTAGCCCATCAGAAATGGTCTGGAGCAAATTACTATGACAGAGTCCTGAGGACTGTCCAGGGAGGCATCACTTCCACTGCTGCTATGGGCAAAG GAGTGACAGAAGAGCAGTTCAAAGATACATGGACTAGGCCAGGAGCAACAGACATTGGTGATGCTGCTAGCGTTGTCATTGCAAAGTCAAGATTGTGA
- the LOC113770839 gene encoding syntaxin-132-like, giving the protein MNDLLSDSFVSDEQHPTRGPDIEMGTRLTRNNSDLGMEAFNKQIQEVDKQVDKLSELLKKLKEANEESKSVTKASAMKAIRKRMEKDVDEVGKIARGVKGKLEALNRDNLANRQKPGCGKGTGVDRSRTNMTNALTKKFKDLMIEFQNLRQKIDDEYREVVERRVITVTGTRPDEETINHLIETGSSEQIFQTAIQGMGRGQVLNTLEEIQERHDAVKEIERKLLDLHQIYLDMAVLVEAQGDMLDNIETQVSTAVDHVQSGTTALQNAKKLQKKSRKWMCIAIIILLIIVAIIVVGVIKPWKSKGA; this is encoded by the exons ATGAATGACCTTCTTAGT GATTCGTTTGTTAGCGATGAGCAGCATCCAACCAGAGGACCGGACATTGAGATGGGCACTCGGCTTACAAGGAATAATTCAGACTTGGGAATGGAAGCTTTTAATAAACAG ATACAAGAGGTTGATAAACAGGTGGACAAACTCTCTGAGTTACTGAAGAAACTCAAG GAGGCTAATGAGGAATCAAAGTCAGTTACAAAGGCCTCGGCTATGAAAG CCATCAGGAAGCGTATGGAGAAAGATGTTGATGAAGTGGGGAAGATTGCACGTGGAGTAAAAGGAAAATTGGAAGCATTAAACAGAGAC AACCTGGCAAATCGACAGAAGCCTGGGTGTGGGAAGGGAACTGGTGTTGACAGATCAAGAACAAATATGACAAA TGCCCTGACAAAGAAGTTTAAGGACTTAATGATAGAGTTTCAG AATTTGAGACAAAAGATAGATGATGAATATCGTGAAGTTGTGGAGAGGAGGGTGATTACAG TCACTGGAACCAGACCAGATGAGGAG ACAATTAACCACCTGATAGAAACCGGGAGCAGTGAACAAATATTCCAGACGGCTATTCAAGGAATGGGACGAGGACAG GTGCTAAACACCTTAGAAGAAATTCAGGAGAGACATGATGCTGTCAAAGAAATTGAGAGAAAGCTTCTTGACCTTCATCAG ATTTATCTTGATATGGCTGTCCTAGTTGAAGCTCAAGGAGACATGCTGGATAACATCGAAACTCAG GTGTCAACTGCAGTCGATCATGTCCAAAGTGGGACAACTGCACTTCAGAATGCAAAGAAACTTCAGAAGAAGTCTCGAAAATGGATGTGCATTGCCATTATTATTCTCTTAATAATAGTAGCTATTATAGTTGTTGGGGTAATTAAGCCCTGGAAGAGCAAGGGTGCTTga